In one window of Methanosarcina vacuolata Z-761 DNA:
- a CDS encoding DUF1284 domain-containing protein gives MLKKSKTSGQGFKTGSKCLKIRAHHLCCIQGFQGYGYSPIFVANLKAVISDIKAFPSRPLELVSECDVICASCPGKKECTAQESTISGRIKSMDLAVMEKLKIKEGTIMEADKAFSLINSQLTNASEINEVCGPCKWRQKCLWYMQEER, from the coding sequence ATGCTCAAAAAATCGAAAACATCTGGACAGGGTTTTAAAACCGGGTCTAAATGCCTGAAGATCAGAGCTCATCACCTTTGCTGCATCCAGGGTTTTCAGGGCTATGGGTACAGCCCAATTTTTGTGGCAAATTTAAAGGCCGTAATTTCAGATATTAAGGCTTTTCCTTCAAGACCTCTGGAACTGGTATCTGAATGTGATGTAATCTGTGCGTCCTGTCCAGGCAAAAAGGAATGCACTGCGCAAGAATCAACTATCTCTGGCAGGATAAAGAGTATGGATCTTGCTGTTATGGAGAAATTAAAGATAAAAGAAGGAACAATTATGGAGGCAGATAAAGCCTTCAGTTTAATCAATTCACAGTTGACTAATGCATCAGAAATTAATGAAGTCTGTGGCCCCTGCAAATGGAGACAGAAATGTCTCTGGTACATGCAGGAAGAAAGGTGA
- the hdrB gene encoding CoB--CoM heterodisulfide reductase subunit B, whose amino-acid sequence MEKLSLFLGCIVPNRYPGIEKATKLCLQKLDIDVSDLPGASCCPAPGVFKSFDKATWLALASRNIVLSEKMGRDVLTVCNGCYGSLADANLELKKDPELKACTNNCLKEIGMEFRGTAEVRHIIEYLYKEFGPEKLKEYVTTQLDIKVALHYGCHLIKPSRDRNLGETEAPVFFDELVEATGAKSVDYTDKMMCCGAGGGVRSGHNTESLEMLEHKLACIRQAGVDCIVNACPFCHLQFDRGQLAVNEKFGTDYSIPVLHYSQLLGIALGFSPSDLGIEQNAVQNVEFLAKIYEISAGLK is encoded by the coding sequence ATGGAAAAACTATCGCTATTTCTTGGATGCATCGTACCCAACCGTTATCCCGGGATTGAAAAAGCAACTAAGCTCTGCCTGCAAAAGCTTGATATAGACGTATCCGATCTGCCAGGAGCCTCCTGCTGTCCTGCTCCAGGAGTCTTCAAGTCCTTTGATAAAGCAACCTGGCTTGCCCTTGCCAGCCGGAATATAGTTCTTTCTGAAAAGATGGGTCGAGATGTACTTACGGTCTGCAATGGTTGCTACGGCTCCCTGGCAGATGCTAATCTAGAACTGAAAAAAGATCCGGAATTAAAGGCGTGCACGAATAATTGCCTTAAAGAAATCGGTATGGAATTCAGAGGCACTGCCGAGGTCAGGCATATAATCGAATATCTATATAAGGAATTTGGGCCTGAGAAACTCAAGGAGTATGTCACAACCCAGCTTGACATTAAAGTGGCACTACACTACGGATGCCACCTTATCAAGCCTTCAAGGGATAGAAATCTCGGAGAAACGGAGGCTCCGGTTTTCTTTGACGAACTCGTTGAAGCCACGGGTGCAAAAAGTGTAGACTATACCGACAAGATGATGTGCTGCGGAGCCGGAGGGGGAGTCCGCTCAGGACATAATACCGAATCCCTTGAGATGCTTGAGCACAAGCTCGCCTGTATTCGGCAAGCAGGAGTTGACTGTATCGTTAATGCATGTCCTTTTTGCCACCTGCAATTTGATAGGGGACAGCTCGCAGTCAATGAAAAATTCGGAACGGATTACTCGATCCCTGTCCTTCACTACTCTCAGCTACTGGGTATTGCTCTTGGTTTTTCTCCATCTGATTTGGGAATAGAACAGAATGCGGTTCAGAATGTCGAGTTTCTTGCAAAAATCTATGAGATCAGTGCAGGTTTAAAATAA
- the hdrC gene encoding CoB--CoM heterodisulfide reductase subunit C — MSEELPKVLKDAGLDLLSCMQCGICTGSCPSGRHTGLNTRRILRDARKNRISVLSDDALWLCTTCYTCQERCPREIPITDALLELRRLAVKEGFMLPEHRKVSEMVMEFGHSVPLDEETKQKREELGLDPIPETVQKYPEALQEVRNLLKACKFDELTAEK; from the coding sequence ATGAGTGAAGAATTGCCAAAAGTGTTAAAGGATGCAGGTCTTGACTTACTTTCCTGCATGCAGTGTGGCATATGCACAGGGAGTTGTCCTTCTGGACGGCATACCGGGCTTAATACACGAAGAATTCTTCGGGACGCACGCAAGAATAGAATATCAGTCCTCTCCGATGACGCCCTCTGGCTCTGTACTACCTGTTATACCTGCCAGGAGCGCTGCCCGCGCGAGATACCAATTACTGATGCTCTCCTTGAGCTCCGGAGACTTGCAGTAAAGGAAGGTTTCATGCTTCCAGAGCACAGGAAGGTCTCGGAAATGGTCATGGAATTCGGGCATTCAGTCCCTCTGGATGAAGAAACAAAGCAAAAGAGGGAAGAACTGGGTCTTGATCCAATACCTGAGACCGTCCAGAAGTATCCTGAAGCCCTTCAAGAGGTAAGGAATCTTCTCAAAGCATGCAAATTTGACGAGCTAACGGCTGAAAAATAA
- the npdG gene encoding NADPH-dependent F420 reductase yields the protein MSSEKLKIAVLGGTGNIGEGMVLRLALQNLMAEGVKNEVIIGSRSKETANEAAKEAISELENCGFDTSKITITGNSNHEAAQAAEVIILTIRFGHVLPLLHEIREALEDKILITPVVPMVKEGDLFVYKPPEEGSAALAIQKNVPASTKVVAAFHNIPAGKLRDIVKCKAVHHALVCSDDVEAKKMVINLTEHMGCMKPLDGGPLKQASIMESLTPLLINLAKLNGLRDLGINFS from the coding sequence TTGAGTTCTGAAAAGTTAAAAATAGCTGTATTAGGAGGAACTGGCAATATAGGAGAAGGTATGGTGCTCAGACTGGCCCTTCAAAACCTTATGGCTGAAGGCGTAAAGAATGAAGTAATTATAGGGTCCAGATCCAAGGAAACTGCCAATGAAGCCGCAAAAGAAGCCATTTCCGAACTTGAAAACTGCGGGTTTGATACGTCTAAGATAACTATTACAGGAAACAGTAACCATGAAGCTGCGCAGGCAGCCGAAGTAATAATTCTTACTATTCGGTTTGGCCACGTTTTGCCTTTGCTGCATGAGATTCGTGAGGCGCTTGAAGACAAGATTCTTATTACTCCTGTAGTCCCGATGGTAAAGGAAGGAGATCTTTTTGTATATAAGCCTCCAGAGGAAGGTTCAGCCGCTCTTGCAATTCAGAAAAATGTCCCGGCTTCTACAAAAGTTGTTGCAGCTTTCCACAACATTCCGGCAGGAAAATTGAGAGATATTGTTAAGTGCAAAGCTGTACACCATGCACTGGTGTGTAGCGATGATGTCGAAGCAAAGAAGATGGTCATTAATCTTACAGAGCATATGGGATGCATGAAACCCCTGGATGGAGGTCCTCTCAAACAGGCAAGTATCATGGAATCGCTTACACCACTGCTGATCAATCTTGCAAAACTCAACGGACTTAGAGATCTTGGGATAAACTTTTCATGA
- a CDS encoding DUF2284 domain-containing protein produces MLGKFDDLVEKASGLGLKAYLVDSEDIPVENRIALKCAYGCRGYGKRLSCPPNVISVEEFRKIIGEYNSALLLIDERDTSQVSDILEAWGEIRKDSFHKMLELEHEAFREGFTFAHLLRPGSCNECDICNLKECIKPELRRFAPEAVGINLQKAMEKAGLVLEFCKPEKTICVGVLLLE; encoded by the coding sequence ATGTTAGGAAAATTCGACGATCTTGTTGAAAAGGCTTCAGGGTTGGGGCTCAAGGCTTACCTTGTGGATTCAGAAGACATTCCGGTTGAAAACAGGATTGCTCTAAAATGCGCTTACGGTTGCAGAGGTTATGGAAAGAGACTGAGCTGTCCACCTAATGTTATATCGGTTGAAGAGTTTAGAAAAATCATAGGAGAATACAATAGTGCGCTTCTACTTATCGATGAACGCGATACTTCACAGGTGTCGGATATCCTTGAGGCCTGGGGAGAAATTCGTAAGGACTCCTTCCATAAAATGTTAGAGCTTGAACATGAAGCTTTCAGGGAAGGCTTTACTTTTGCGCATCTTCTGAGGCCCGGTTCCTGCAACGAATGTGATATCTGTAATCTTAAGGAATGTATAAAGCCAGAGTTGAGGCGGTTTGCACCTGAAGCTGTAGGAATAAACCTCCAGAAGGCAATGGAAAAAGCAGGACTTGTACTTGAGTTCTGCAAACCTGAGAAAACTATATGTGTTGGAGTTTTACTGCTTGAATAA
- a CDS encoding M24 family metallopeptidase, which translates to MIKKVPLTELKNRMRNFRKRMDISNPQWEIAVIFSKINLYYFTGTMQDGMLIIPKHGEATFWVRRSYERALDESLFPNIEPMNSFRDATKSISGLPNTVYLETEVVPLALYQRFQKYFPFKNVKSADSQICAVRAVKSEYELSLTREAGKIHQHVLEDLVPEMLHEGMSEVDLSTELFSVMVEEGHHGLCRFGMFDTEMFLGNVCFGESSIYPSYFNGPGGNYGMSPAVPLIGSRDRKLKKGDLVFIDIGCGIEGYNTDKTTTYMFGSSLPQYAIDAHNKCVAIQNEAASMLKPGAIPSEIYNTIMSNLDSEFLQNFMGFGNRKVRFLGHGVGLLIDELPVIAEGFDEPLQEGMVFALEPKKGIENIGMVGIENTFIVTAKGGECITGDNPGLIPVY; encoded by the coding sequence ATGATTAAAAAAGTACCTTTAACCGAATTGAAAAACCGGATGAGAAATTTTAGAAAACGGATGGATATCTCAAATCCTCAATGGGAGATAGCTGTTATCTTCAGCAAGATAAATCTATATTATTTTACAGGTACGATGCAAGATGGAATGCTGATTATCCCTAAGCACGGAGAAGCAACTTTCTGGGTACGCCGCAGCTATGAAAGAGCCCTAGATGAATCTTTATTTCCAAATATAGAACCTATGAACAGTTTTCGTGATGCTACAAAAAGTATAAGTGGACTTCCGAACACGGTATACCTTGAAACCGAAGTTGTTCCTCTAGCTTTGTACCAGAGATTTCAAAAATACTTCCCTTTTAAGAATGTCAAATCTGCTGACTCTCAAATTTGCGCTGTCAGAGCAGTAAAAAGCGAATATGAACTCTCGCTAACAAGAGAAGCTGGCAAGATTCATCAGCATGTGCTGGAAGATCTTGTGCCCGAAATGCTGCATGAAGGAATGAGTGAAGTAGACCTGTCAACCGAACTATTTTCAGTTATGGTCGAAGAAGGCCATCATGGATTATGCCGCTTTGGGATGTTTGATACCGAGATGTTCCTGGGAAATGTGTGTTTTGGTGAGAGCTCGATTTATCCTTCTTACTTTAACGGGCCTGGCGGAAATTACGGGATGAGCCCTGCGGTTCCCCTGATAGGAAGCCGTGATAGAAAACTGAAAAAAGGAGATCTGGTATTCATTGATATCGGATGTGGAATTGAAGGTTATAACACGGATAAAACAACAACATACATGTTTGGTTCTTCGCTTCCACAATATGCAATCGATGCCCATAATAAATGCGTGGCAATACAGAACGAGGCTGCTTCAATGTTAAAACCAGGAGCCATACCTTCAGAAATATACAATACCATAATGAGCAATCTAGATTCGGAATTTCTACAGAATTTTATGGGCTTTGGTAACCGTAAAGTAAGATTTCTCGGGCACGGCGTCGGACTGCTAATCGATGAACTGCCTGTAATTGCAGAAGGCTTTGACGAGCCCCTTCAGGAAGGAATGGTATTTGCCCTCGAACCTAAAAAAGGAATCGAAAACATTGGAATGGTCGGAATTGAAAACACCTTTATAGTGACTGCCAAAGGTGGAGAATGCATTACCGGTGACAACCCGGGATTGATTCCTGTATATTGA
- a CDS encoding winged helix-turn-helix transcriptional regulator, translating into MWKKSLFFILFLSIFFLSILGITSADTGGYTVGPCPPEEELDKLGTAVDMSGADVTYSFWEFPLSFKIAYIIGYLAAFVSLFKLVPIIIGQVRSLSKNVIQKRIINYVLMKPGCTPSEISRNLKISLGSIRYQIRTLKSEEELTFKKEGKFTRVFQNSNVFTSNDKTIISHLKGSTRKQILLNILENPEITNQEISEKLNLDKSTTHWHIKKLREDEIISSEVEGKFTKYIVNPDVESELLKWLKI; encoded by the coding sequence ATGTGGAAGAAGAGCTTATTTTTTATTCTTTTCCTGAGTATCTTTTTCCTGAGTATCCTGGGTATAACCAGTGCAGATACCGGAGGATATACAGTTGGTCCCTGCCCACCCGAAGAAGAGCTCGACAAATTGGGTACTGCTGTTGATATGAGCGGTGCTGATGTGACGTACTCATTCTGGGAATTTCCTTTGTCATTTAAAATCGCTTACATAATCGGATATTTGGCTGCTTTTGTTTCTCTTTTTAAACTGGTTCCTATAATTATTGGTCAGGTAAGGAGCCTGAGTAAAAATGTTATTCAAAAGAGAATTATTAATTATGTGCTGATGAAGCCAGGGTGTACGCCGTCTGAAATTTCAAGAAACCTGAAAATTAGTCTGGGATCTATAAGGTATCAGATCAGAACACTCAAATCCGAAGAGGAGCTGACTTTTAAGAAGGAAGGAAAGTTCACAAGAGTCTTTCAAAATTCCAATGTTTTCACAAGCAACGATAAAACAATAATCTCACATCTTAAAGGCAGTACAAGAAAACAAATACTCCTTAATATTCTGGAAAATCCTGAGATTACAAATCAGGAAATTTCAGAAAAGCTGAATTTAGACAAAAGCACTACTCACTGGCATATAAAAAAATTAAGGGAAGATGAGATCATTTCCTCCGAAGTAGAAGGCAAGTTTACAAAATATATTGTAAACCCGGATGTGGAGTCGGAGTTGTTGAAATGGCTCAAAATATAA
- a CDS encoding M28 family metallopeptidase codes for MSSRMLIIILTTLLFLSSTTAATTENIDKREISSNYIATPSFDIESGLSKKNVDALAAYSFDSNIQYNNTSIPFDVSQTKLEKSTRIISSFGERKIGSKNAAEASLFIKDEMEKAGLQVSLDNFSARVRTRDFNYWNVSGTNVVGIKEGKALKDEIILITAHYDSRIIVPPESGLKDIFYSEIRKPYLWPVWSDTYVCESANGTGADDNAGGVACMLELARVLQNESFDRTIYFIAFSGEEYNLLGSQAWVEAHPELKNDIVAVINVDSIGNEPLYVDYLPQHTWLKTIFENEAKNSGIRIQSLVPDYSNFIHPLIGGDHEIFWESDIPAVAICHHNDRNFHKLSDTVDNIDFSVVRNASFLIAKSLIYLASPDENQAPFVNISNSEASGASFELFYNVSDPEATIDIFFDNQSMGNLQSGRNFSLPEGKHTIKVLATDFYGNRGSDSINTVNEEKQNRSFETPGQEEKYCGNYIIGYSKNFVDSNRTLYFYLDDFGPLYPGNLLILTPGSHNLKIWSENESKVLDMKNETFEFTKYSIENIDIENSVADRKNPLIFISGIFVSLTVIAFYGKRIKRKLLNLKDSKDE; via the coding sequence ATGTCAAGCAGGATGCTTATTATTATATTGACAACTTTGCTTTTTCTATCTTCCACCACAGCAGCAACAACTGAGAATATAGACAAAAGAGAAATATCAAGTAACTATATCGCAACACCATCGTTTGATATTGAAAGTGGACTATCTAAAAAGAATGTAGACGCTCTGGCAGCCTACAGTTTTGATTCCAATATACAATATAACAACACATCTATACCTTTTGATGTTTCTCAAACCAAACTTGAAAAGTCAACTCGAATTATATCTTCTTTTGGAGAACGAAAAATTGGAAGTAAAAACGCTGCTGAAGCTTCCCTATTTATAAAAGATGAAATGGAAAAAGCAGGCCTGCAGGTTTCTCTGGACAATTTTTCCGCGAGAGTACGTACACGGGACTTTAATTACTGGAATGTAAGCGGCACAAACGTAGTGGGGATTAAAGAGGGAAAAGCTCTTAAAGACGAGATTATTCTCATAACCGCGCATTATGATTCAAGAATAATTGTACCTCCAGAATCAGGTTTGAAGGATATTTTTTATTCTGAGATCAGAAAGCCCTATCTCTGGCCAGTCTGGTCCGACACCTATGTTTGTGAATCGGCCAACGGAACCGGAGCGGATGATAATGCAGGAGGGGTGGCCTGCATGCTTGAACTTGCAAGGGTCTTACAGAATGAGTCATTTGACAGAACAATATATTTCATTGCCTTTTCCGGGGAAGAATACAATCTTCTTGGCAGCCAGGCATGGGTTGAAGCCCATCCTGAGTTGAAAAATGATATCGTTGCAGTTATTAATGTGGATTCTATAGGAAATGAGCCTCTCTACGTAGACTACCTTCCCCAGCATACCTGGCTTAAAACTATTTTTGAAAACGAAGCAAAAAACTCAGGAATCAGAATTCAGTCCTTAGTTCCGGATTATTCAAACTTTATTCATCCTTTAATCGGAGGAGATCATGAAATCTTCTGGGAAAGCGATATCCCTGCAGTAGCCATTTGCCATCACAACGACCGAAACTTCCACAAGTTAAGTGATACAGTTGACAATATCGATTTTTCGGTTGTCAGGAATGCAAGTTTTCTGATTGCCAAAAGTCTCATCTATCTGGCTAGTCCTGACGAGAATCAGGCTCCATTTGTTAATATTTCCAATTCTGAGGCCTCTGGAGCCTCATTTGAACTCTTCTATAATGTATCTGACCCAGAGGCTACTATTGACATATTCTTTGACAACCAGAGCATGGGAAATCTCCAATCAGGCAGGAATTTTTCACTTCCTGAAGGAAAACATACTATCAAAGTTCTTGCAACCGACTTTTATGGAAACAGAGGCTCTGATAGCATAAACACTGTAAATGAGGAAAAGCAAAACAGAAGTTTTGAGACTCCAGGTCAGGAAGAAAAATACTGTGGTAATTATATAATTGGGTACTCAAAAAATTTTGTGGACTCAAACAGGACTCTTTATTTTTATCTGGATGATTTTGGGCCTCTGTATCCAGGGAATCTTTTGATTCTTACTCCAGGAAGTCATAACCTAAAAATATGGTCAGAAAATGAAAGTAAAGTCCTAGATATGAAGAATGAAACTTTTGAATTTACCAAGTATTCTATAGAAAACATTGACATAGAGAACTCGGTTGCTGATCGTAAAAATCCTCTTATCTTCATCTCAGGTATATTTGTAAGTTTGACTGTTATTGCGTTTTATGGGAAGCGGATAAAAAGAAAATTATTGAATCTAAAAGATTCTAAAGATGAATAA
- a CDS encoding C39 family peptidase has protein sequence MIMKKILVGVIFLATLIAGLAFLPAVNAQEESSNGTDTSNVVSAEQAEKVASYSIKEISESIVNFSEWKNATVKLSTVYYDLEGKKSAYSFNVIENEKQIGSIFISATKDNCPVLEFSKGKIPNEIPEFTTRSKLLVEERANKIKSESNNKEELTIGKMKPLYLGPTFYYAEYTLTDKKGKAKEKVIVDLPFSTIVDFNEPNVNVPDEKKHYFNSTYLQHQHEIRKQDSNTQWITLEKEMIDPSSYSTSSSSKSIRGVPKYKWYYGCSPTASGMVLGYWASHGYSYLVTGYDLVRELASAMGTDWPGSGATWPYKIDDGIEKVCNNHGYNNFDASNDIYVSWNEVKAEVNANKPFVLSMLNGGTGNGYTQPYGEHSVTCIGYYDGNQDYVYLHDTWDTSNVHYLAFGSWTGAMATWVRP, from the coding sequence ATGATTATGAAAAAAATTTTAGTAGGTGTAATATTTTTAGCAACGTTGATCGCTGGTTTAGCTTTTTTGCCTGCTGTGAATGCACAGGAAGAATCATCAAATGGAACTGACACATCAAATGTAGTCAGTGCGGAACAAGCTGAGAAAGTTGCGTCTTATTCTATAAAAGAGATTTCCGAATCTATCGTAAATTTCTCGGAATGGAAAAATGCAACTGTGAAACTATCCACGGTTTATTACGATCTTGAGGGCAAAAAGTCTGCTTATTCGTTTAACGTCATCGAAAATGAGAAACAAATAGGATCTATTTTCATTTCAGCGACGAAAGATAACTGTCCAGTTCTGGAATTTTCAAAAGGCAAGATCCCTAATGAAATACCAGAATTTACAACTCGCTCAAAACTACTGGTAGAAGAACGTGCTAACAAGATAAAGTCAGAAAGTAATAATAAAGAAGAATTGACTATTGGAAAAATGAAACCTCTTTATTTAGGCCCAACATTTTACTACGCTGAGTATACCTTAACCGATAAAAAAGGTAAAGCCAAAGAAAAAGTAATAGTGGACTTGCCATTTTCAACTATAGTAGACTTTAATGAGCCAAATGTAAATGTTCCAGATGAGAAAAAACACTATTTTAACAGTACATATTTACAACATCAACATGAAATAAGAAAGCAAGACTCAAACACACAATGGATTACCCTCGAAAAAGAAATGATTGATCCCTCAAGTTATTCTACGTCTTCCAGTTCAAAATCGATCAGAGGTGTGCCTAAGTATAAGTGGTACTACGGTTGTTCTCCAACTGCGTCTGGGATGGTATTAGGGTATTGGGCCAGCCATGGATATTCTTACTTGGTAACGGGATATGACCTAGTAAGGGAATTAGCATCTGCGATGGGTACAGATTGGCCAGGAAGTGGAGCAACTTGGCCGTATAAAATTGATGACGGCATAGAGAAGGTTTGCAATAACCATGGATATAATAACTTTGATGCGTCCAATGATATCTATGTTTCATGGAATGAGGTAAAAGCCGAAGTAAATGCGAATAAACCTTTCGTGCTCAGCATGCTAAATGGTGGGACAGGTAATGGTTACACTCAGCCATATGGCGAGCATAGTGTAACCTGCATAGGATATTATGATGGAAATCAAGATTACGTATACTTACATGATACATGGGATACAAGTAATGTACACTACTTAGCGTTTGGGAGCTGGACAGGAGCTATGGCAACATGGGTGAGACCTTAA